One genomic window of Meleagris gallopavo isolate NT-WF06-2002-E0010 breed Aviagen turkey brand Nicholas breeding stock chromosome 22, Turkey_5.1, whole genome shotgun sequence includes the following:
- the BHLHE23 gene encoding class E basic helix-loop-helix protein 23 → GKSAESSGEQSGDEEDGFEAGVKGGAAFEREGKLKAAALGKKPKEQRSLRLSINARERRRMHDLNDALDGLRSVIPYAHSPSVRKLSKIATLLLAKNYILMQAQALEEMRRLVAYLNQGQALSAPLPATLNPFGQTAVYPFTGTALPGCPEKCTAFTGAASALCKHCSDKP, encoded by the coding sequence GGAAAGTCAGCGGAGAGCAGCGGCGAGCAGAGCGGCGACGAGGAGGACGGCTTCGAGGCCGGGGTGAAGGGCGGCGCGGCCTTCGAGAGGGAGGGCAAGCTGAAGGCAGCGGCGCTGGGCAAGAAGCCCAAGGAGCAGCGCTCGCTGCGCCTCAGCATCAACGCGCGGGAGCGGCGGCGGATGCACGATCTGAACGACGCGCTGGACGGGCTGCGTTCCGTCATCCCGTACGCCCACAGCCCCTCGGTGAGGAAACTCTCCAAAATCGCCACCCTGCTGCTGGCCAAGAACTACATCCTCATGCAGGCGCAGGCTCTGGAGGAGATGCGGCGGTTGGTGGCCTACCTGAACCAGGGCCAGGCCCTCAGCGCCCCGCTGCCCGCCACCCTCAACCCCTTCGGACAGACGGCCGTGTATCCCTTCACCGGCACGGCCTTGCCCGGCTGCCCTGAGAAATGCACTGCCTTCACAGGAGCCGCCTCTGCACTCTGCAAACACTGCAGCGACAAGCCTTGA